A section of the Stenotrophomonas sp. 364 genome encodes:
- a CDS encoding NAD(P)/FAD-dependent oxidoreductase: MNPQVETTEVLVIGAGPAGSVAAAMLRRQGRQVLMIERQQFPRFSIGESLLPQSMEYIEAAGLLQDVVQAGFQYKNGAAFVRGEASTEFDFRDKFSPGWGTTYQVQRADFDNVLARGAERMGTTLRFGDEVLSVQPGRPARVQVRRPDGSEYTIEAGFILDASGFARLLPRLLNLESPSNFPVRGAIFCHVRDHIPADAGFDRNKILITTHPEHVDVWYWTIPFSNGCCSLGVVAEPSFFEKYPGSDEDKLRAIVGEDPNLTRLLANAEWAVLPVRTITGYSANVSSLWGEGYALLGNAGEFLDPVFSSGVTIAFKSAELASACIAREYDGQTVDWEKDFSIPLRAGVKTFRRFVEAWYAGGFQKIIYHPDPQPDVRRMISSILAGYAWDTHNPYVADDSGRRLRVLEELCSG; this comes from the coding sequence ATGAACCCGCAAGTGGAAACAACCGAGGTCCTCGTGATCGGTGCCGGCCCGGCCGGCTCGGTCGCCGCGGCGATGCTGCGCAGGCAGGGCCGCCAGGTGCTGATGATCGAGCGCCAGCAGTTCCCGCGCTTCTCCATCGGCGAGAGCCTGCTGCCGCAGAGCATGGAATACATCGAAGCGGCGGGGCTGCTGCAGGACGTGGTGCAGGCCGGTTTTCAGTACAAGAACGGCGCGGCCTTCGTGCGCGGCGAGGCGAGCACCGAGTTCGATTTCCGCGACAAGTTCTCGCCCGGTTGGGGCACCACCTACCAGGTGCAGCGCGCCGACTTCGACAACGTGCTGGCACGCGGTGCCGAGCGCATGGGCACCACGCTGCGGTTTGGCGATGAAGTGCTGTCGGTGCAGCCGGGCCGGCCGGCGCGGGTGCAGGTACGCCGCCCCGATGGCAGCGAGTACACCATCGAAGCCGGCTTCATCCTCGACGCCAGCGGCTTCGCGCGGTTGTTGCCGCGCCTGTTGAACCTCGAATCGCCGTCGAACTTCCCGGTGCGCGGCGCGATCTTCTGCCACGTGCGCGACCATATCCCGGCCGACGCGGGCTTTGACCGCAACAAGATCCTGATCACCACCCATCCCGAGCACGTGGACGTGTGGTACTGGACCATCCCGTTCTCCAACGGCTGCTGCTCGCTGGGCGTGGTCGCCGAGCCCAGCTTCTTCGAGAAGTATCCCGGCAGCGACGAAGACAAGCTGCGCGCCATCGTCGGTGAAGACCCCAACCTGACCCGCCTGCTCGCCAACGCCGAGTGGGCCGTGCTGCCGGTGCGCACCATCACCGGGTACTCGGCCAACGTGTCCTCGTTGTGGGGCGAAGGCTACGCGCTGCTGGGCAACGCCGGCGAGTTCCTCGACCCGGTGTTCTCCTCGGGCGTCACCATTGCCTTCAAATCGGCGGAGCTGGCCAGCGCGTGCATTGCCCGCGAATACGACGGGCAGACGGTGGACTGGGAGAAGGACTTCTCCATTCCGCTGCGCGCCGGGGTCAAGACCTTCCGCCGCTTCGTCGAAGCCTGGTACGCCGGCGGCTTCCAGAAAATCATCTACCACCCCGACCCGCAGCCCGACGTGCGCCGCATGATCTCCTCGATCCTGGCCGGCTACGCCTGGGACACCCACAACCCGTACGTGGCCGATGACAGCGGCCGCCGCCTGCGGGTGCTGGAGGAACTGTGCAGCGGCTGA
- a CDS encoding MMPL family transporter, giving the protein MNDALNSNGRLQRIWRWLAVLWLLVLLGLGVQQWQLWKSESRIDTDILALLPQDAHDRLLSDVTRRIADANARRIVVLLGSADAAQTKAAEAAFRATITPRSTNVARGSAPLPAEGDVPAGQSPALLQESGSIEGWFEQARAFYAPYRDRLLTSEQRQRLQSEPVDGLADAALAALYGPMGAPRLTEWRQDPLSLWPQWWQERALGSGLQMGDDGLLEADGKHWSIVQYDTVGSAFQLDGERHIDVLLDQAAAAAGRHAPGLEVLRAGVPLHAEAAAVQANWEINTIGWGSLAAVLLLVWLAFRSLRPILLVAASLLIGCGVALAVTVLVFGKVHVLTLVFGASLVGVAEDYGIHWFASRQAEPADRRWRLLRHLLPGLWLALLTSALAYLALGLAPFPGLRQMALFSVVGLAAAFLTVIFWFPWLDGGEIRTTGFSRWLGGTLERWPRLHGRKAAIFLGVAALLSAVGIARLDSNDDLRSLQSSPKSLIDQQIRISQMLGMPSPAQFYLVQGDTAEQVLQREEALIDRLRVLAANKQIGGYRAISEWLPSVQRQHADAALTAKVEPQVLGKVGQAVGETLSRPDYAGRDLDAEAFLASPAAMPFHHLWLGKVGAGLATVVMVDDLSRADALTLLETQAKGIDGVRWVDRTADFSSLLKHYRKLMSGLLLVGIVLVFAVLYWRYRAQAWRVFAPTLVAGALTLALLGLFGQPLQLFNVLALMLLLGMGIDYGIFLIEHRGDASAWLAVCVGAASTWLSFGLLGLSATPALRAFGLTLLFGIGLVWIISPLFRPPPHDAPH; this is encoded by the coding sequence TTGAATGACGCACTGAATTCGAACGGCCGCCTGCAGCGCATCTGGCGCTGGCTGGCCGTGCTGTGGCTGCTGGTGCTGCTTGGCCTGGGCGTGCAGCAGTGGCAGCTGTGGAAGAGCGAATCGCGGATCGATACCGACATCCTGGCGCTGTTGCCGCAGGACGCACACGACCGTCTGCTGTCCGACGTCACCCGGCGCATCGCCGACGCCAACGCACGCCGGATCGTGGTGCTGCTGGGCAGCGCCGACGCCGCGCAGACCAAGGCGGCCGAAGCCGCCTTCCGCGCCACCATCACCCCAAGATCAACCAACGTAGCGCGGGGCTCTGCCCCGCTGCCTGCCGAAGGTGACGTTCCAGCGGGGCAGAGCCCCGCTCTACTGCAGGAAAGCGGCTCCATCGAAGGCTGGTTCGAACAGGCGCGGGCGTTCTATGCGCCGTACCGCGACCGCCTGCTCACCAGTGAGCAACGCCAACGCCTGCAGTCCGAGCCGGTGGATGGCCTGGCCGACGCCGCGCTGGCGGCCCTGTACGGCCCCATGGGCGCCCCGCGGCTTACCGAATGGCGCCAGGACCCGCTGTCGCTGTGGCCGCAGTGGTGGCAGGAACGCGCGCTGGGCTCGGGCCTGCAGATGGGCGATGACGGCCTGCTCGAGGCCGACGGCAAGCACTGGTCGATCGTGCAGTACGACACCGTGGGTTCGGCGTTCCAGCTTGATGGCGAACGCCACATCGACGTGCTGCTGGACCAGGCCGCGGCGGCGGCCGGCAGGCACGCGCCCGGCCTGGAAGTGTTGCGCGCCGGCGTACCGCTGCACGCCGAAGCGGCGGCCGTGCAGGCCAACTGGGAAATCAACACTATTGGCTGGGGCTCGCTGGCGGCGGTGCTGCTGCTGGTGTGGCTGGCGTTTCGTTCGCTGCGCCCGATCCTGCTGGTGGCCGCATCGCTGCTGATCGGCTGCGGCGTGGCCCTGGCGGTCACGGTGCTGGTGTTCGGCAAGGTGCACGTACTCACGCTGGTGTTCGGCGCGTCGCTGGTGGGCGTGGCCGAGGACTACGGCATCCACTGGTTCGCCTCGCGCCAGGCCGAGCCGGCCGACCGCCGCTGGCGCCTGCTGCGGCACCTGCTGCCGGGCCTGTGGCTGGCGCTGCTGACCAGCGCGCTGGCCTACCTGGCGCTGGGGCTGGCACCGTTCCCGGGGCTGCGCCAGATGGCGCTGTTCTCGGTGGTCGGCCTGGCCGCTGCCTTCCTCACCGTGATTTTCTGGTTCCCGTGGCTGGACGGCGGCGAGATCCGCACCACCGGCTTCTCGCGCTGGCTGGGCGGCACGCTGGAGCGCTGGCCGCGCCTGCACGGGCGCAAGGCCGCGATTTTCCTGGGCGTGGCGGCGCTGCTCTCGGCCGTGGGCATTGCCCGGCTGGACAGCAACGATGACCTGCGCAGCCTGCAGTCCTCGCCCAAGAGCCTGATCGACCAGCAGATCCGCATCAGCCAGATGCTGGGCATGCCCAGCCCGGCGCAGTTCTACCTGGTGCAGGGCGACACCGCCGAACAGGTGCTGCAACGCGAGGAGGCGCTGATCGACCGCCTGCGCGTGCTCGCGGCCAACAAGCAGATCGGCGGGTACCGCGCGATCAGCGAGTGGCTGCCCTCGGTGCAGCGCCAGCACGCCGATGCCGCGCTTACCGCCAAGGTCGAGCCGCAGGTGCTGGGCAAGGTCGGCCAGGCGGTGGGGGAGACCCTGTCACGCCCGGATTACGCCGGTCGCGACCTGGACGCCGAGGCCTTCCTGGCCTCCCCGGCGGCGATGCCGTTCCATCACCTGTGGCTGGGCAAGGTGGGTGCGGGCCTGGCCACCGTGGTGATGGTCGACGATCTGTCGCGCGCCGATGCGTTGACCCTGCTTGAAACCCAGGCCAAGGGTATCGACGGCGTACGCTGGGTCGACCGCACCGCCGATTTCTCCTCGCTGCTCAAGCACTACCGCAAGTTGATGAGCGGGTTGCTGCTGGTGGGCATCGTGCTGGTGTTTGCCGTGCTGTACTGGCGCTACCGCGCGCAGGCCTGGCGCGTGTTTGCCCCGACCCTGGTGGCCGGCGCGCTGACCCTGGCCCTGCTGGGCCTGTTCGGCCAGCCGCTGCAGCTGTTCAACGTGCTGGCGTTGATGCTGCTGCTGGGCATGGGCATCGATTACGGCATCTTCCTGATCGAACACCGCGGTGATGCCAGTGCGTGGCTGGCGGTGTGCGTGGGCGCGGCCAGTACCTGGCTGTCGTTTGGCCTGCTGGGCCTGTCGGCCACGCCGGCGCTGCGTGCGTTCGGCCTGACCCTGCTGTTCGGCATCGGCCTGGTGTGGATCATCTCGCCGCTGTTCCGCCCACCACCGCACGACGCACCGCACTGA
- a CDS encoding outer membrane lipoprotein carrier protein LolA encodes MNALLRTLVVLVSLVVAAPVLAAPAADVDLVKQRVAKVGVLRGEFSQEKQVAGFKNPLRSQGRFVLAQDHGVVWTTLKPFPSEVVVTLDRILSRQRDGSSRVELDGRQQPAMRSVNAIMFALMSGDAQALSAQFTVKVEARPNNGWSMQLSPRSAMLGKVFTGLKLQGDRYVRDVEITEANQDVTRIHFTGMSETPAALSAEEGGKFE; translated from the coding sequence ATGAACGCTCTGCTGCGCACGCTGGTCGTGCTGGTGTCGTTGGTCGTGGCCGCGCCGGTGCTTGCCGCCCCCGCGGCGGATGTGGATCTGGTCAAGCAGCGCGTGGCCAAGGTGGGCGTGCTGCGCGGCGAGTTCAGCCAGGAAAAGCAGGTGGCTGGCTTCAAGAACCCGCTGCGTTCGCAGGGGCGCTTCGTGCTGGCCCAGGACCACGGCGTGGTGTGGACCACGCTCAAGCCGTTCCCTTCCGAAGTGGTGGTCACCCTTGACCGCATCCTCAGCCGCCAGCGCGACGGCAGCAGCCGGGTCGAGCTGGACGGCCGCCAGCAGCCGGCGATGCGCTCGGTCAACGCGATCATGTTCGCGCTGATGAGCGGCGACGCACAGGCACTGTCGGCCCAGTTCACGGTGAAGGTGGAGGCCCGGCCGAACAACGGCTGGAGCATGCAGCTGAGCCCGCGCTCGGCGATGCTGGGCAAGGTGTTCACCGGGTTGAAGCTGCAGGGCGACCGCTACGTGCGCGACGTGGAGATCACCGAGGCCAACCAGGATGTCACCCGCATCCACTTCACCGGCATGAGCGAAACGCCGGCTGCGTTGAGTGCGGAAGAGGGCGGCAAGTTTGAATGA
- a CDS encoding thioesterase family protein, which translates to MTSPDLSLEVRLSPTFHDCDPMHVVWHGNYFKYFEVARCALLQQYDYDYPQMRESGYIWPVVDARVKYIRPLLYGQALRVRATITEWENRLKIAYEILDADSGQVLTRAHTIQVAVDAATNEMLYLCPRVLWDRLGVEMQ; encoded by the coding sequence ATGACCAGCCCTGACCTGAGCCTGGAGGTGCGCCTGTCGCCCACCTTCCACGACTGCGATCCAATGCACGTGGTGTGGCACGGCAACTACTTCAAGTACTTCGAAGTGGCCCGCTGCGCGCTGCTGCAGCAATACGACTACGACTACCCGCAGATGCGCGAATCCGGCTACATCTGGCCGGTGGTGGACGCGCGGGTGAAGTACATCCGGCCGCTGCTGTACGGGCAGGCGCTGCGCGTGCGCGCCACCATCACCGAATGGGAGAACCGGTTGAAGATTGCCTACGAGATCCTCGATGCCGACAGTGGCCAGGTGCTGACCCGCGCCCACACCATCCAGGTGGCGGTCGACGCGGCCACCAATGAAATGCTGTACCTGTGCCCGCGCGTGCTGTGGGACCGTCTGGGAGTGGAAATGCAATGA
- a CDS encoding aromatic amino acid ammonia-lyase yields the protein MASKSSDIRFGDAPLTIEDVVALSQRQAQAVVSDDPAFQARIQKGADFLDRLLREDGVIYGVTTGYGDSCTVNIPPALVAELPHHLFTYHGCGLGRFLDPQETRAVIAARLASLVRGMSGVSHPLLDGLATLLRHDVLPLIPAEGSVGASGDLTPLSYVAAVLCGEREVMYQGVRRPAAEVLAEIGMIPLRLRPKEGLAIMNGTAVMTALACLAYDRADYLTRLATRLTAFNVLASDGNAHHFDEMLFAAKPHPGQMQIAARLRQDLHSDRPPRNEQRLQDRYSLRCAPHVIGVVQDALPLMRQLIETELNSANDNPLIDADGERILHGGHFYGGHIAFAMDALKNTIANLADLLDRQMALVVDARYNHGLPANLSAATGERAAINHGLKALQISVSAWTAEALKQTMPASVFSRSTECHNQDKVSMGTIAARDCLRVIELTEQVVAALLITARQGVALRQRVGMKAILHGELDAMYQDLCARIALVEEDRALDGELRALLDDIRGQRWSLYDQP from the coding sequence ATGGCAAGTAAGTCATCCGATATCCGCTTCGGCGATGCGCCGCTGACCATCGAAGACGTGGTCGCGCTGTCGCAGCGCCAGGCCCAGGCCGTGGTCAGCGACGACCCGGCCTTCCAGGCGCGCATCCAGAAGGGGGCCGATTTCCTCGACCGCCTGCTGCGCGAGGACGGTGTCATCTACGGGGTGACCACCGGCTACGGCGACTCGTGCACGGTGAACATTCCGCCGGCGCTGGTGGCCGAACTGCCGCACCACCTGTTCACCTACCACGGCTGCGGCCTTGGCCGGTTCCTGGACCCGCAGGAGACCCGCGCGGTGATCGCCGCGCGCCTGGCCTCGCTGGTGCGCGGCATGTCCGGGGTCAGCCATCCGCTGCTGGACGGGCTGGCCACGCTGTTGCGCCACGACGTGCTGCCGCTGATCCCGGCCGAAGGCTCGGTGGGCGCCAGCGGCGACCTGACCCCGCTGTCCTACGTGGCTGCGGTGCTGTGTGGCGAGCGCGAGGTGATGTACCAGGGCGTGCGCCGCCCGGCCGCCGAGGTGCTGGCCGAGATCGGCATGATCCCGCTACGGCTGCGCCCCAAGGAAGGCCTGGCGATCATGAACGGCACCGCGGTGATGACCGCGCTGGCCTGTCTGGCCTACGACCGCGCCGACTACCTGACCAGGCTGGCCACCCGCCTGACCGCGTTCAACGTGCTGGCCAGCGATGGCAACGCGCACCATTTCGATGAAATGCTGTTCGCCGCCAAGCCACACCCGGGCCAGATGCAGATCGCCGCGCGCCTGCGCCAGGACCTGCACAGCGACCGTCCGCCGCGCAACGAACAGCGCCTGCAGGACCGCTACTCGCTGCGCTGCGCCCCGCACGTGATCGGCGTGGTGCAGGACGCCCTGCCGTTGATGCGCCAGCTGATCGAAACCGAACTCAACAGCGCCAACGACAACCCGCTGATCGACGCCGACGGCGAGCGCATCCTGCACGGCGGCCACTTCTACGGCGGCCACATCGCCTTTGCGATGGACGCCCTGAAGAACACCATCGCCAACCTGGCCGACCTGCTCGACCGGCAGATGGCACTGGTGGTGGACGCGCGCTACAACCACGGCCTGCCGGCCAACCTGTCGGCGGCCACCGGTGAGCGCGCGGCGATCAACCACGGGCTGAAGGCGCTGCAGATCAGCGTGTCGGCGTGGACTGCCGAGGCGCTCAAGCAGACCATGCCGGCTTCGGTGTTCTCGCGTTCCACCGAGTGCCACAACCAGGACAAGGTCAGCATGGGCACCATCGCCGCGCGCGACTGCCTGCGCGTGATCGAACTGACCGAACAGGTGGTTGCCGCGCTGCTTATCACCGCCCGCCAGGGCGTGGCGCTGCGCCAGCGGGTAGGCATGAAGGCCATCCTGCACGGGGAGCTGGACGCGATGTACCAGGACCTGTGCGCGCGCATCGCGCTGGTCGAGGAAGACCGCGCGCTGGACGGCGAGCTGCGCGCGCTGCTCGATGACATCCGTGGCCAGCGCTGGAGCCTGTATGACCAGCCCTGA
- a CDS encoding acyltransferase, translated as MTAPAPANAPHWADLGETTSAAGVLFLCWVHRWFGRWPFRLCVYPVVLCHWLGNRVARQSSLQYLQRLQAYTGVLGGVPGRWTSLKHFALFADTLLDKLLGLGGRYPPNQIRLQRDLMLEKIARREGGLILTAHIGCLELCQVLAEQVPGFRITVLVHTAHAQRFNRLMQRLDPLASVELMQVTDMGPATAVELQRRVNDGGFVAIVGDRVPLRGGRTVPAPFLGHVAQFPIGAYVLASALACPVYTMACLHDGDGDGYRVRFEHFSDRIVLPRGSRDAALTAQAEHFARWLEVQVTQAPLDWFNFFPFWDQASHGK; from the coding sequence ATGACCGCACCGGCACCGGCCAACGCCCCGCACTGGGCCGACCTGGGCGAGACCACCTCGGCTGCCGGGGTGCTGTTCCTGTGCTGGGTGCACCGTTGGTTCGGGCGTTGGCCGTTCCGCCTGTGCGTGTATCCGGTGGTGCTGTGCCATTGGCTGGGCAACCGCGTGGCGCGGCAGTCGTCGCTGCAGTACCTGCAGCGGCTGCAGGCATACACCGGCGTCCTGGGCGGCGTGCCGGGGCGCTGGACCAGCCTGAAACACTTCGCGCTGTTCGCCGACACCCTGCTGGACAAGCTGCTCGGCCTGGGCGGGCGCTACCCACCCAACCAGATCCGCCTGCAGCGCGACCTCATGCTGGAAAAGATCGCGCGCCGCGAGGGCGGGTTGATCCTCACCGCGCACATCGGCTGCCTGGAATTGTGCCAGGTGCTGGCCGAACAGGTGCCGGGATTCCGCATTACCGTGCTGGTGCACACCGCGCACGCGCAACGCTTCAACCGGCTGATGCAGCGGCTGGACCCGCTGGCGTCGGTGGAGCTGATGCAGGTTACCGACATGGGCCCGGCCACCGCGGTGGAACTGCAGCGGCGGGTCAACGACGGCGGCTTCGTGGCCATCGTCGGCGACCGCGTGCCGCTGCGGGGTGGGCGGACCGTGCCGGCGCCGTTCCTGGGCCACGTGGCGCAGTTCCCGATCGGCGCCTACGTGCTGGCCTCGGCGCTGGCCTGCCCGGTGTACACCATGGCCTGCCTGCACGACGGCGACGGCGACGGCTACCGTGTGCGCTTCGAGCATTTCAGCGACCGCATCGTGCTGCCGCGTGGCTCGCGTGACGCCGCGCTGACCGCGCAGGCCGAACATTTCGCCCGGTGGCTGGAAGTTCAGGTCACCCAGGCACCCTTGGACTGGTTCAATTTCTTCCCCTTCTGGGATCAGGCATCTCATGGCAAGTAA
- a CDS encoding glycosyltransferase family 2 protein, whose translation MSDTLRAGPPAAPFAPLVVIPVYDHEHAIGAVVRGVLASGLPCLLVDDGSHPACAQALDALAAGYPAQVTVLRLPANQGKGGAMLAGFAEAARRGHSHVLQIDADGQHDPTDIPRFVALSRQHPDAVICGIPAYDDSVPKARLYGRYATHIWVWINTLSLQIRDSMCGFRLYPLAPVTALVGQETIGRRMDFDSEILVRLFWRDVPVISLSTRVTYPSDGVSHFDVWRDNVRISRMHTRLFFGMLWRAPRLLWRRITGAPRAGAPRA comes from the coding sequence ATGTCTGACACGCTTCGCGCTGGTCCCCCGGCTGCGCCCTTTGCGCCGCTGGTGGTGATTCCGGTCTACGACCATGAGCATGCCATCGGCGCCGTCGTGCGCGGCGTGCTGGCCAGCGGGCTGCCGTGCCTGCTGGTGGACGATGGCTCGCACCCTGCTTGCGCGCAGGCGCTGGATGCCCTCGCGGCGGGATACCCCGCGCAGGTCACAGTGCTGCGACTGCCGGCGAACCAGGGCAAGGGCGGGGCGATGCTGGCCGGGTTTGCCGAGGCGGCGCGCCGTGGCCACAGCCATGTGCTGCAGATCGACGCCGACGGCCAGCACGACCCGACCGATATCCCGCGCTTTGTGGCCCTGTCGCGGCAGCATCCCGACGCGGTGATCTGCGGCATTCCGGCCTACGACGACAGCGTGCCCAAGGCGCGCCTGTACGGCCGTTACGCCACCCACATCTGGGTGTGGATCAACACACTGTCGCTGCAGATCCGCGATTCGATGTGCGGCTTCCGGCTGTACCCGCTGGCGCCGGTGACGGCGCTGGTGGGGCAGGAAACCATCGGCCGGCGCATGGACTTCGACAGCGAGATCCTGGTGCGCCTGTTCTGGCGCGACGTGCCGGTGATCAGCCTGTCTACGCGGGTGACCTATCCCAGCGATGGCGTGTCGCACTTCGATGTGTGGCGCGACAACGTGCGCATCAGCCGCATGCACACCCGCCTGTTCTTCGGCATGCTGTGGCGCGCGCCGCGCCTGCTGTGGCGGCGCATCACCGGTGCGCCGCGGGCCGGAGCGCCACGCGCATGA
- a CDS encoding AMP-binding protein — translation MVEWIALDRLAVSPRPGRIVGEAEHGAVLHPDFRRQVMRWQQAFARAPGHDWALYFDDTLAFAAALLGAWHAGKRVFLGGDNLPATLDALRPRVAGFAGDVPAHHAPLQPDADADVEGDLVPLDEDQLELVVFTSGSTGAPSAIVKRMRQLTREVEALQAAFGEQLEGTQVHGTVSHQHIYGLLFRVLWPLAAGRAIQPRRFFHEDLVSALAQQPSVLVATPAHLKRLPEQLDWSSLQGQLRAVFSSGGPLPEEAALQARALLGVAPTEVFGSSETGGIAWRRWSAGQPQWHPLPGVAWRIQDGCLAVSSPHLENTDWWQTQDRVEADAGRSFRLLGRADRIVKIEERRVSLDALEQQLRAHPAVQDVRVLVLPGAREQLAAVVVPQQADVASWDDAQRRRQAQALGAHLASSHDAVTRPRRWRFVDALPLNTQGKVTFAALTALFRPQFPVVQWERREADTAALLLPLDPDLIAFDGHFPQAKILPGVVQLDWAIHYARDVFTMPPRFERMDALKFQHVARPGDCLQLTLGWDAAKSVLSFRYVSDHGVHASGRVVFGDV, via the coding sequence ATGGTTGAGTGGATCGCATTGGACCGGCTGGCGGTGTCGCCACGGCCCGGTCGGATCGTGGGCGAAGCCGAGCACGGCGCGGTGTTGCACCCGGACTTCCGCCGGCAGGTGATGCGCTGGCAACAGGCGTTCGCCCGTGCGCCGGGACACGACTGGGCGCTGTACTTCGACGACACCCTGGCCTTTGCCGCCGCCCTGCTGGGTGCCTGGCACGCCGGCAAGCGGGTGTTCCTGGGCGGCGACAACCTGCCGGCCACGCTGGACGCGCTGCGCCCGCGCGTGGCCGGGTTTGCCGGTGACGTGCCCGCGCACCACGCTCCGCTGCAGCCCGATGCCGATGCCGACGTCGAGGGCGACCTGGTGCCGCTGGACGAAGACCAGCTGGAGCTGGTGGTGTTCACCTCCGGCAGCACCGGCGCGCCGAGTGCGATCGTCAAGCGCATGCGCCAGCTGACGCGCGAAGTGGAGGCGCTGCAGGCCGCGTTCGGCGAGCAGCTGGAAGGCACCCAGGTGCACGGCACCGTCTCGCACCAGCATATCTATGGCCTGTTGTTCCGCGTGCTGTGGCCGCTGGCCGCCGGCCGCGCCATCCAGCCGCGCCGGTTCTTCCATGAAGACCTGGTCAGTGCGTTGGCGCAGCAGCCGTCGGTGCTGGTGGCCACCCCGGCCCACCTCAAGCGCCTGCCCGAACAACTGGACTGGTCCTCGCTGCAGGGCCAGCTGCGCGCGGTGTTTTCCTCCGGCGGTCCGCTGCCCGAAGAGGCCGCGCTGCAGGCGCGGGCATTGCTCGGCGTGGCCCCCACCGAGGTGTTCGGCAGCAGCGAAACCGGCGGCATCGCCTGGCGCCGCTGGAGTGCCGGGCAGCCGCAATGGCACCCGTTGCCCGGCGTGGCCTGGCGCATCCAGGACGGCTGCCTGGCGGTGTCCTCGCCGCATCTGGAAAACACCGACTGGTGGCAGACCCAGGACCGCGTGGAGGCCGACGCCGGGCGCAGCTTCCGCCTGCTCGGCCGGGCCGACCGCATCGTCAAGATCGAAGAACGCCGGGTGTCGCTGGACGCGCTGGAACAGCAGCTGCGCGCGCATCCGGCGGTACAGGACGTACGCGTGCTGGTGCTGCCGGGCGCGCGCGAACAACTGGCGGCCGTGGTGGTGCCGCAGCAGGCCGACGTGGCCAGCTGGGACGACGCCCAGCGGCGTCGGCAGGCGCAGGCGCTAGGCGCGCACCTGGCCAGCAGCCACGATGCAGTGACCCGTCCGCGGCGCTGGCGCTTCGTCGACGCGCTGCCGTTGAACACACAGGGCAAGGTCACCTTCGCCGCTCTGACAGCGCTGTTCCGGCCGCAGTTCCCGGTGGTCCAATGGGAGCGGCGCGAGGCCGACACGGCAGCGCTGCTGTTGCCGCTGGACCCGGACTTGATTGCCTTCGATGGGCATTTCCCGCAGGCCAAGATCCTTCCGGGCGTGGTCCAGCTGGACTGGGCCATCCACTACGCCCGCGACGTGTTCACCATGCCGCCGCGCTTCGAACGCATGGACGCGTTGAAATTCCAGCACGTGGCGCGCCCCGGCGATTGCCTGCAGCTCACCCTGGGCTGGGATGCGGCCAAGTCGGTGCTGAGCTTCCGTTATGTCTCCGACCACGGCGTGCATGCCAGTGGCCGGGTGGTGTTCGGCGATGTCTGA